A single window of Nicotiana sylvestris chromosome 5, ASM39365v2, whole genome shotgun sequence DNA harbors:
- the LOC104213543 gene encoding protein RNA-directed DNA methylation 3, protein MGRKSSLPKGKDKVIDGNVSSAGKRKRDGYDEDKTGDRKRKGVLQFVDDAAYEVDDDDDDDFDFTDDSDFFDEDFLEEFRSNVEIKNEPVRTPQPPVIKEEELDGEELEKMLRERYRPGSSFVTYAEDSDEKKRLFEQDTLVPSLKDPTIWKVKCTVGRERHSTFCLMQKYIDLLALGTKLQIISAFSLDHVKGYIYIEADKQSDVYEACKGLCSIYSSRVAPVPKNEVSHLIAVRSKSSGISEGMWARVKSGIYKGDLAQVVAVNDSRKKVTVKLIPRIDLQAIADKFGGGVAAKKGVIAAPRLISSTELEDFRPLIQYRKDRDTNLMFEILDGKMLKDGYLYKKVGTDSLSYWGVMPTEAELLKFEPSKSDGPQDVEWLTQLYGDRKKKRIINDFKVGQKGGEKGEGSSSSSMENNFEVDDLVFFGRNDFGIIIGKEKDDSFKIMKDGSERPVVVSIQLRELKRASFDRKLFTVKDQLTNTISVGDMVRVLDGPLKDRQGIVKQIYKGVVFLYDQSEQDNSGYLCVKGQMCEKITRSDGISNEKGSEPGPSGFADFSSSPKSPLSPEKSWRAKDDNCSFKRDDKDGMFSVGQSLRIRVGPLKGYLCRVVAIRRSDVTVKLDSRQKILTVKSEHLAEVHGKSSVASLGVDADSAKPFDLLGTQDGSQDWMVQGATETEGNTENAGASSSAERSSWPAVAGSGQDDGWTKPDGWAKGTSTAGATSAVSDGWGKKVESHQESTEKVMDDPWGSVQKQEKNDDSGKTSWSKQDAGSSWGKQSDADPETDWKKRDGGANKTDRKTSWSQQDAGSDGGSSWGAQVGVSSWGKQADANAETGWKKQDGVSNKTDSKTSWSQQGAGSSWKKSDGEGESSWTKQSDASAETDWKKKNDGSGWKKPDSNASWSQQDAGFNSKKSEGEGGSWSKQSDAKAENDWKKQDGGSSSWGGGTDQEGSWGKPRQFDGGRGSGGRRGRGGWRGGRDQSGRGRSFNQGQSSSWTTEGEGNNNSSNVEFKGNQSSWNSSQEHGWGKVNDDTSIAGNQSSDFQSGGGWNASKPSIAGWSSGSQTSGNQSDWDKKSGESGSKQSAGWDNKITQKESAGNSSAWNSKAAVDNEDTSIAGNQSSDFQSGGGWNASKPSNEGWSSGWNKNSVSKEVGGSSGNQSDWDKKSGESGSKESAGWDNKITQKESAGNSSAWNSKSAVEQDANEKNQWSGKRTSDGGSSTGWGQSNLWKGGKEDAVGNQDSWSSKSNWNSGSGFGGNDQQSDSYGDRGRGGSWRGGRGGSDRGGYGGRGGSDRGGFGGRGGFRGRGDRGGFRGRGSDGGGFRGRGRGRMDESGEWQNRTNSQEDKPYGWSKESGSDAEGWKSNKGSWSQGNNDRGSWKTADSRGNANDGGWKKGFDSEKNGSGTGTSATSWNTPGNSWKTSTATTGGTSSGWGQQTTSSEKEDQNGMGTSWNQGTASGNASTAWTANKSKETSDGPSDVWGKATNDGPGDARGKATSSWGKGNSSGSQGGGQQTTVSGKEDQNGMGTSWNQGAASGNATTAWTANKSNTEDVNKSKETSDGPSDAWGKVTSSWGKGKSSGSQGSW, encoded by the exons ATGGGTAGAAAATCGTCCTTACCGAAGGGTAAAGATAAAGTCATCGACGGCAACGTCTCGTCGGCCGGAAAAAGAAAGCGCGACGGTTACGATGAGGATAAAACCGGTGACCGGAAAAGGAAGGGTGTACTTCAGTTCGTTGACGACGCTGCTTACGAGgtcgacgacgacgacgacgacgacttCGATTTCACCGACGACTCCGATTTCTTCGACGAAG ATTTTCTTGAGGAATTTAGAAGTAATGTTGAAATCAAGAATGAGCCTGTGAGAACACCCCAACCCCCGGTGATCAAAGAGGAGGAATTGGATGGAGAAGAGCTGGAGAAGATGTTAAGGGAGCGTTACAGGCCAGGTTCTAGCTTTGTTACCTATGCAGAAGATAGTGATGAGAAGAAGAGACTATTTGAGCAGGACACACTTGTGCCTTCTCTCAAGGATCCAACTATATGGAAAGTTAAATGCACG GTTGGAAGAGAAAGGCACTCAACTTTCTGTCTTATGCAGAAGTACATAGACTTGCTTGCTCTAGGAACAAAGCTGCAGATAATTTCCGCTTTTTCACTTGATCATGTAAAGGGATATATTTATATTGAGGCTGACAAACAATCTGATGTCTACGAG GCGTGTAAAGGCCTTTGTAGTATATATTCAAGTAGAGTGGCACCTGTTCCAAAGAATGAAGTTTCTCATTTGATTGCTGTGCGGAGCAAGTCTTCTGGGATTTCTGAGGGTATGTGGGCACGTGTCAAAAGTGGAATATACAAGGGCGATCTGGCGCAG GTTGTGGCAGTGAATGATTCACGGAAGAAAGTGACGGTGAAGCTGATTCCAAGAATAGACTTACAAGCCATTGCCGACAAAttt GGTGGAGGAGTTGCTGCAAAGAAGGGAGTTATCGCAGCACCAAGACTAATTAGCTCTACAGAGCTTGA AGACTTTCGGCCCCTCATACAATACCGGAAGGATCGGGATACAAACCTAATGTTTGAAATTCTCGACGGAAAGATGCTGAAGGATGGTTATTTATACAAAAAAGTGGGCACTGATTCATTGAGCTATTGGGGTGTAATGCCTACTGAAGCTGAACTCCTGAAGTTTGAACCTTCCAAAAGTGATGGACCCCAGGATGTAGAGTGGCTTACCCAGTTATACGGTGACCGGAAGAAAAAGAGAATCATAAATGATTTCAAGGTTGGTCAGAAAGGAGGTGAGAAAGGAGAGGGTTCTTCAAGCTCTAGCATGGAAAACAATTTTGAAGTAGATGATCTTGTATTTTTTGG TAGGAATGATTTTGGCATTATTATTGGCAAGGAGAAAGATGATAGCTTTAAG ATCATGAAAGATGGTTCAGAGAGACCTGTGGTAGTGAGCATTCAACTGCGTGAGTTGAAGCGTGCATCTTTTGATAGGAAGCTATTCACCGTGAAAGATCAGCTAACCAATACCATCTCAGTTGGTGATATGGTTAGAGTTTTGGATGGTCCCTTAAAG GATAGACAAGGAATTGTTAAGCAGATCTATAAAGGAGTCGTCTTTCTATATGACCAAAGTGAGCAGGATAATAGTGGTTATCTCTGTGTCAAAGGTCAGATGTGTGAAAAAATTACACGCAGTGATGGTATATCGAATGAGAAG GGTAGTGAGCCTGGTCCCTCAGGTTTTGCAGATTTCTCATCATCCCCTAAATCCCCTCTTTCGCCTGAGAAATCTTGGAGAGCGAAGGATGATAACTGCAGCT TCAAGCGCGATGATAAAGATGGAATGTTTTCTGTTGGTCAGTCTCTAAGAATCCGAGTGGGGCCTTTGAAGGGATATCTTTGTCGTGTAGTAGCCATTCGACGTTCTGATGTTACAGTAAAGCTTGATTCCCGGCAAAAAATTCTTACAG TTAAATCTGAACACCTGGCGGAAGTTCATGGAAAGAGTTCTGTCGCGTCTCTTGG GGTCGATGCTGATTCTGCAAAACCTTTTGACCTGCTTGGAACACAGGATGGTTCTCAAG ATTGGATGGTTCAGGGGGCCACAGAAACTGAGGGTAACACCGAGAATGCAGGAGCATCATCCTCTGCTGAAAG GAGTTCTTGGCCTGCTGTTGCTGGCTCGGGGCAAGATGATGGCTGGACAAAACCTGATGGTTGGGCAAAAGGTACTTCTACTGCTGGCGCTACTAGTGCTGTGTCTGACGGCTGGGGCAAAAAGGTTGAATCACATCAAGAGAGCACCGAGAAGGTTATGGATGATCCCTGGGGATCTGtgcaaaaacaagagaaaaatgaTGACTCGGGCAAAACCTCATGGAGCAAGCAGGATGCTGGATCTTCTTGGGGTAAGCAATCTGATGCAGATCCAGAGACTGACTGGAAAAAGCGAGATGGTGGAGCGAACAAGACAGATAGAAAAACCTCTTGGAGCCAGCAGGATGCTGGAAGTGATGGTGGATCCTCTTGGGGTGCGCAAGTGGGAGTATCTTCTTGGGGTAAGCAAGCTGATGCAAATGCAGAGACTGGCTGGAAAAAGCAAGATGGTGTATCAAATAAGACGGATAGCAAAACCTCGTGGAGCCAGCAGGGTGCTGGTTCTTCTTGGAAGAAAAGTGATGGTGAAGGTGAATCCTCTTGGACTAAACAATCTGATGCCTCTGCAgagactgactggaaaaagaaaaatgatggaTCTGGCTGGAAAAAGCCAGATAGCAATGCTTCGTGGAGCCAGCAAGATGCTGGGTTTAATTCGAAGAAGAGTGAAGGTGAAGGTGGATCTTGGAGTAAGCAATCTGATGCAAAGGCAGAGAATGACTGGAAAAAGCAAGATGGTGGATCTAGTAGCTGGGGTGGTGGTACAGACCAAGAAGGGAGCTGGGGAAAGCCAAGACAATTTGATGGAGGTCGTGGATCAGGTGGCAGGAGAGGACGAGGTGGTTGGCGAGGGGGTCGAGATCAAAGTGGTAGAGGAAGATCTTTTAATCAAGGACAGTCTAGTAGCTGGACTACTGAAGGTGAAGGCAATAATAATTCTAGTAATGTAGAATTTAAGGGGAACCAGTCTAGTTGGAATAGTTCGCAGGAACATGGTTGGGGAAAAGTTAATGATGACACCAGTATTGCTGGTAATCAATCATCTGATTTTCAGAGTGGTGGTGGTTGGAATGCCTCCAAACCATCAATTGCAGGATGGTCTTCTGGGAGCCAGACTAGTGGAAACCAGTCTGATTGGGACAAAAAATCTGGTGAATCTGGGAGCAAGCAGTCAGCTGGTTGGGACAATAAGATCACTCAGAAAGAGTCAGCAGGAAACTCCTCTGCCTGGAATAGCAAAGCTGCAGTCGATAATGAAGACACCAGTATTGCTGGTAATCAATCATCTGATTTCCAGAGTGGTGGTGGTTGGAATGCCTCCAAACCATCAAATGAAGGATGGTCTTCTGGTTGGAATAAGAATTCAGTCTCAAAGGAGGTAGGAGGTTCTAGTGGAAACCAGTCTGATTGGGACAAAAAATCTGGTGAATCTGGGAGCAAGGAGTCAGCTGGTTGGGACAACAAGATCACTCAGAAAGAGTCAGCAGGAAACTCCTCTGCATGGAATAGCAAATCTGCAGTCGAACAAGATGCCAATGAGAAAAATCAATGGAGTGGTAAAAGAACTTCAGATGGAGGTTCATCTACAGGATGGGGTCAAAGTAATTTGTGGAAGGGCGGAAAGGAGGATGCCGTTGGAAATCAAGattcctggagcagcaaaagtaACTGGAATTCTGGAAGTGGTTTTGGTGGTAACGACCAGCAATCTGATTCTTATGGTGACCGGGGAAGAGGTGGTAGTTGGAGGGGAGGCCGTGGTGGATCAGATAGAGGTGGATACGGAGGTAGGGGTGGTTCAGATCGCGGTGGCTTTGGAGGAAGGGGAGGTTTTCGAGGTAGAGGGGACAGGGGAGGTTTTAGAGGTAGAGGATCGGATGGGGGAGGATTTCGTGGTAGAGGGCGTGGAAGGATGGATGAAAGTGGTGAATGGCAGAATAGAACTAATTCGCAGGAAGATAAACCCTATGGTTGGAGCAAAGAGTCAGGCAGTGATGCTGAGGGATGGAAGTCTAACAAGGGCAGTTGGAGTCAAGGTAACAATGACAGAGGGAGCTGGAAGACTGCTGATAGTAGAGGCAATGCTAATGATGGTGGATGGAAGAAAGGATTCGACTCCGAAAAGAATGGGAGTGGAACTGGTACTAGTGCCACCAGTTGGAATACTCCAGGAAATAGTTGGAAAACTTCTACTGCTACTACGGGAGGTACATCTTCAGGGTGGGGTCAGCAGACAACTTCTAGTGAAAAGGAGGATCAGAATGGCATGGGAACAAGTTGGAATCAGGGAACTGCTTCAGGAAATGCGAGCACAGCTTGGACTGCAAACAAATCAAAAGAAACAAGTGACGGACCGAGTGATGTGTGGGGTAAAGCAACCAATGATGGACCAGGTGATGCGCGGGGTAAAGCAACCAGCTCTTGGGGCAAAGGAAACAGTTCTGGCAGCCAGGGAGGGGGTCAGCAGACAACTGTTAGTGGAAAGGAGGATCAGAATGGCATGGGAACAAGCTGGAACCAGGGAGCTGCTTCAGGAAATGCTACCACAGCTTGGACTGCAAACAAATCCAATACTGAGGATGTGAACAAATCAAAAGAAACAAGTGATGGACCGAGTGATGCGTGGGGTAAAGTAACCAGTTCTTG